The following proteins are co-located in the Penaeus monodon isolate SGIC_2016 chromosome 35, NSTDA_Pmon_1, whole genome shotgun sequence genome:
- the LOC119595210 gene encoding arginine/serine-rich coiled-coil protein 2-like, which translates to MSCSRRDIGLQPAVGACGVRLNKRQEKQTRGSRHEKADTRKKKYGEAETRASRNTRKQRRESRPTKKQKHEKADTRKQKHEKADTRKQTHEKADTRESRQRKQTRESRHTRKQTRESRHEKAETRESRHEKQRHEKADTEKAETRESRNTRKQTRESRHTKKAETRESRHMRKQTREKADMRKQTHEKADTRESRQEKADTR; encoded by the exons atgtcgtgtTCTCGCCGTGATATCGGGCTCCAGCCAGCAGTTGGAGC ATGTGGCGTTCGTCTCAATAAGAGACAAGAGAAGCAGACACGAGGAAGCAGACACGAGAAAGCAGACACGAGGAAGAAGAAATACGGGGAAGCAGAGACACGAGCAAGCAGAAACACGAGGAAGCAGAGACGAGAAAGCAGACCCACGAAAAAGCAGAAACACGAGAAAGCAGACACGAGAAAGCAGAAACACGAGAAAGCAGACACGAGAAAGCAGACACACGAGAAAGCAGACACACGAGAAAGCAGACAGAGAAAGCAGACACGAGAAAGCAGACACACGAGAAAGCAGACACGAGAAAGCAGACACGAGAAAGCAGAAACACGAGAAAGCAGACACGAGAAGCAGAGACACGAGAAAGCAGACACCGAGAAAGCAGAGACACGAGAAAGCAGAAACACGAGAAAGCAGACACGAGAAAGCAGACACACGAAGAAAGCAGAAACACGAGAAAGCAGACACATGAGAAAGCAGACACGCGAGAAAGCAGACATGAGAAAGCAGACACACGAAAAAGCAGACACACGAGAAAGCAGACAAGAGAAAGCAGACACACGATAA